The Candidatus Poribacteria bacterium genome contains the following window.
GGCGTATCGTGTGGGATGAGTCGTTCGAGCGTTTCCTCGACGACATCGCCCAATTCGACCTCGACGCCGAAGAGCTGCTGAGCAAATCCGGCGACTACAGAACGGCGTTCCTGCCGCGTTCCACCGGATGCCATCGTTGCGCTGGTACCGATGAAACGAAGACTCGGGTTGCGGCATCGTTGCCGCACTCGGCGCATGAGGAGAGCCATGTCGGCGCCAAGCCGACCGCGATAGGTGTGCAATTCATCGACGACGATGATATTCACGTTCTCGGAGAGGAAATCCTGCTCGTCCCGGCGGAGCAACATCAGTTCCAACATCATGTAGTTGGTCAGGAGCAAGTGCGGAGGCGATTGTTGGGTTCGTGTTCTTTCATCCTCTTTCTCTTGGCCGGTGTAACACGCGAATCGAACGGGCATCGGCTTCCCCGTCTGTTCCGAGAATTGCTCCTCAAGTCGGCGTAGCGCGTCGTACTGGGAATTCACCAGCGCGTTCATCGGATACAAGAGAATCGCGCGGACGGACGGTTTTGGGGACCCGTCGGTCAGGATGGAATGGAAGATCGGCAGCAGATAACCAAGCGTCTTCCCGGAACCTGTGCCGCTTGTGAGCAGAACGTTCCTGCGTTGAAGGGCTCGAATCACCGCATCC
Protein-coding sequences here:
- a CDS encoding DEAD/DEAH box helicase, which produces MDAFQLNERIVEQYSHYVRGFLHIQDPHTFGQVERELLGARPLWPDALIQLNPAYESAETIVDLVGCNILHPQCAEIFRDASGNPLRLRRHQQDAVIRALQRRNVLLTSGTGSGKTLGYLLPIFHSILTDGSPKPSVRAILLYPMNALVNSQYDALRRLEEQFSEQTGKPMPVRFACYTGQEKEDERTRTQQSPPHLLLTNYMMLELMLLRRDEQDFLSENVNIIVVDELHTYRGRLGADMALLMRRVRQRCRNPSLRFIGTSATMASGGTRQERRSVVAGFAQQLFGVEVELGDVVEETLERLIPHDTP